ATGTAATTATGTAACaacattttacaatttaataatgtttctaatacattatatataaagaaacaaattgttttattttcaattcaCTATTTTAAAAGTACATTACATTTATTCATGGAAGGCAAAATTGTATCTATGCATTTTATgcttttataattatatacaatACTTCATTACATATTTCATTGTTCAACATATATAGTAACATTATAatttaagaatatttttttactatgttgtataaaaatatatttcttcttatTTTAGTTCAGTCatgtaaaagatttttttgaatataaaaCTATAATTAATAAAGTGCGCGAGAACTCCCAAAAAGGTGTTGAAGTATCTCAGTGTGAAGGATATATTGAAAGCAATTTAAATGGCTATTTAGATGAAGAAGATGGCTCTTTTAATAAAGGTTGTGCCAATGCTTTAAGCCATATATCAGATATTAGATATGGTCCCAAAAGTAATACATTACCTGGATTTTGTGAATATACCAATTACTGGTTCTATGGCAAGTTGAAATCaacttataaaattaaatattataagaTATTGCTAGACTTTTTTAAAGGACTTGGCAATTTCGAAGATTGCATAGAGTATACGGAATCTATTGACGACCCTAAATATAATTACCTTAATAAATTAGATGAATTGTATGacaacttttataattttgaaaaacaatCTTCAACTGAAGATCAGAATCGTTGTGTAAAAGGTGAAATATGTGCCCAAGAATATAAGAAACACGGGAGCACATGTAAGGGGAATGGCAACAATAGATTTTGTAATGAGttacaaaattttcgaaatttatttaataatcatcttaaattaataaaaaagtgcGATAAAATAGAAGATTTACCATCTTTCCAAGGATCTCCACTAGCTGCTACCATTTCAATTCCAGTTTCTGTAATGTCAGTAATAtcattcttttcatttattacgTATAAGGtgggtaaattttttgtacaaaagtGATAATACTGTTTTGAAATTTATGGCGTACCtatagtaaaaatatttatatgttatgaaaattgtataatttaacatgtcatatatttttcctgatATTAGTATACCCCCTTAGCATCATGGATGAACCCAAaattaatgaagaaaaaaagatacattAATGAATTATCAAAGGAATATGAAAATACAGAAAATAAATCGAATAGGAAACCATACAGCATTTCCTATAGTATGTCAGAATAATACTAATGGaggaatacacaaaaatagtGTATATACA
The sequence above is a segment of the Plasmodium cynomolgi strain B DNA, scaffold: 0662, whole genome shotgun sequence genome. Coding sequences within it:
- a CDS encoding hypothetical protein (putative); translation: HVKDFFEYKTIINKVRENSQKGVEVSQCEGYIESNLNGYLDEEDGSFNKGCANALSHISDIRYGPKSNTLPGFCEYTNYWFYGKLKSTYKIKYYKILLDFFKGLGNFEDCIEYTESIDDPKYNYLNKLDELYDNFYNFEKQSSTEDQNRCVKGEICAQEYKKHGSTCKGNGNNRFCNELQNFRNLFNNHLKLIKKCDKIEDLPSFQGSPLAATISIPVSVMSVISFFSFITYKVGKFFVQK